The genome window GGGGATGATTTCCATGCCGTTTTTGGTGAAAAATTCCATCACGGCGTCCATGATCGTGACATCGGAGGTATTCCGGGCGTTGCGGATAAATTTCAAGGCCTCCAGATCGAATTTCGGATTCTGAAACAGCATCCGTTTTTCGACTTTTCCGGCAAAACAAATCTGGCGGACGCCCTGATCCTGAAAAAAGCGGAGTCCCTTTTTCGGCTGCGCGGGTGAAAGACGAGTGATGGTGCTCGCAGAGTCTTTCAGATAGCCCTCGACTTGGGAGGAAAGGGCCACGACGGCGACCTCGTGGCCTTTTTCCCGCGCACGAAGGAGAAACTCCCGCGGAAGCTTTCCCGCGCCTGCGACAAGGCCAATTTGTTTCAGAATGGTACCCATGGGATATGCAGTTTAGTTGGAAACGGGGGCGGGAACATTCAGTAATTCAAGGACATGAAGCGCCACATCCAGCGATCGCAGCTCCCGCTCCACATCCTCGATAATTTGTCCCGAACGGATATTTTGGATGAAGTGGCGCAATTCCAGCTTCAACGGGTTCTCATCCTTGTGGACGAAAACCCGTTCCACCTGCGTCTGCTCCCGGTATTTTAGCTCTTCCCGGGTCAGGTAGTGTTCGCTGCTGGCCTGCCTGTGGATGCGGAGTTCCTGGTCGGCATAGTCCAGAAAAATGTAGGAATCCAGCTGTGAAATGGCCATGGTGCGTATTTTGCTCTGCGTCACGCGGCTGGCCGTCAGGTTCGCCACGCAACCGCCCGAAAACCTCAGCTGAACGATGGCCACATCATCCCGATCGCTGAGAACGGGGCCTCCCACGGCGGAAATGGAGACTATCTCCTCCTCCACCATCCGAAGCACGATATCGAGATCGTGAATCATGACATCCAGTACAACCCCGTCTTCCCGGATGCGCGCGGCGAAGGGACCCAAACGGCGACATTCGATGAGAAGTGGCTCCTGAACGATCTGAACCATCTCCTGCACCGCACCGTTAAAGCGTTCCACATGGCCCACATGCAGCACCAGGGAGTTTTTCCTGGCTACCTCGAAAAGATCGCGGGCTTTGTCCAGCTGGTTACTGATGGGTTTTTCCACGAGAACATGGAGTCCCGCGTTCAGGAACATGCGGGAAACCGGATGGTGATCGGGGGTGGGGACGGCGATGACCACCGCGTCCACTTTCCCGATGAGTCCGGACGCATGGGGAAAGGCTTCGGCGCCATACCGGTCGGCGATCTCGCGGGCCCTGCCAAAATCCTGGTCCGCTACCGCGACCAAACCCACGTCCACATCCATCAACTCGCTCAGGGCGGCCACGTGGTAACTTCCCATGTGACCGACCCCGACTACACCCATTCGAATAGAAGTCATTGGTAATGTATCGCCTTTGGCGAACAGGGTCATACTTTACCTGCCACAATGCCGCGTTCCGAAGAACGTAAAAATTCTAACATGGATTCGAGCTCTCGTCCCAACGGAATCTCCCGCTCGATTTGTTCAATAGACTCCGCCAATGTACTCGATCCGCCGTACACGATTCGATAGGCCCGCTTCAGGTTTCCCCTGATCTCGGCAGAAACGCCGCGCCGGCGGAGCCCCACGACATTCATCCCCCTCACCCGGGGAGGACTGTCGTCCACCATGAGAAACGGCGGAACATCTTTCCGCAGGGCGGAGGGCCCGTTTACCATCGCCCCTTCACCTATCCGGCAAAATTGATGTACGCCGATAAAATTCGCTATGCTCACGTCGTTGCCGACCTTCACATGGCCCCCGAGGTTGACGGAGTTGGCCATGATCACCCGATCGCCCACGGTGCAGTCGTGCGCGATATGGCAGTACACCATCAGGTAGCA of bacterium contains these proteins:
- a CDS encoding Gfo/Idh/MocA family oxidoreductase, giving the protein MTSIRMGVVGVGHMGSYHVAALSELMDVDVGLVAVADQDFGRAREIADRYGAEAFPHASGLIGKVDAVVIAVPTPDHHPVSRMFLNAGLHVLVEKPISNQLDKARDLFEVARKNSLVLHVGHVERFNGAVQEMVQIVQEPLLIECRRLGPFAARIREDGVVLDVMIHDLDIVLRMVEEEIVSISAVGGPVLSDRDDVAIVQLRFSGGCVANLTASRVTQSKIRTMAISQLDSYIFLDYADQELRIHRQASSEHYLTREELKYREQTQVERVFVHKDENPLKLELRHFIQNIRSGQIIEDVERELRSLDVALHVLELLNVPAPVSN
- the lpxA gene encoding acyl-ACP--UDP-N-acetylglucosamine O-acyltransferase; amino-acid sequence: MTNIHPAANIHPNAILDEEVSVGAGAVIGGGVRLARGVQVGPNAVIEARVEIGENCRISPGAVIGAEAQVTRLDSAGGEIRVGPGTIIREFVTIHRPMKEDGLTSIGAGCYLMVYCHIAHDCTVGDRVIMANSVNLGGHVKVGNDVSIANFIGVHQFCRIGEGAMVNGPSALRKDVPPFLMVDDSPPRVRGMNVVGLRRRGVSAEIRGNLKRAYRIVYGGSSTLAESIEQIEREIPLGRELESMLEFLRSSERGIVAGKV